A genomic segment from Coccinella septempunctata chromosome 3, icCocSept1.1, whole genome shotgun sequence encodes:
- the LOC123310567 gene encoding AT-rich interactive domain-containing protein 2 isoform X5, translating to MAQVLEKDPATYSKERDGFIRDLQHFHDTRGTPFKKLPTISGREVDLYLLYTLVTAQGGWLKVNSKNAWPDLLQHFNLPSKCVNGSIALKQIYLRYLDRWEKVHFLGEEGDRGSDDDEEGRHKRCSARALHMVPLTYNYNQHVVNEANREFNHLSTNLFKPTDYDRLALSLISPLPNEQDFAINVCTLLSNDGKHTLKVEKNPRLLDYLLAHAGVFNHVSTRKLFLYNYNVVRKHPIHNFWDEVLDSKDILELIQSPDAVEKKDASKKQDDAPCTAATRVPENCRIETPMEVDVNRNENVITVDGSDDGELFNLDDKSDRRKSSGKIRIEPSDRDLFCLERTLGTQDYVGQRVLQIATILRNLSFIEDNVPILAKNRTFVRFILLCCCSKWNYLKNLGLDMLGNIAGEFVVRELNQDKLATALLTIITRGLDSQDRLWCLSSLEMLNKLSQNEKNEDVMLRCLETAVYEKVCSFLTIHDVMLLIYTLECLYSLSSLGERSCNLIVMNHGVVDTLVSLVTVEGKSYGPKACIGMKLVETVSGVVPMSATSVSTSNSAATTSVVQTPTPISTPVSTTTMLTPKPITTLNAMQKVISSSPATKSMPVPMPPKNMQQSTPVRTIQMAPQRLVTASPSPPTATAVPVSIPNSTSSVNQNSQPLTPQQLIQQQHAHQQAIHENEQFALAWLRATYEPCNNSKINSQELYKHYINSCTNIGRQGVISPLHFPRCVRSVFGGTVGPNPMKPSNPKDPQFYDGIKALAHPHLSQALLGNTSTSTTTFTTTTLITNKDGSQQQIISNQQGANTSLIKSLLANKVNECMTAVSMRTAECQKVVQVAERQQRLLAQQGQTFVNKTPVKAEQQQPNVKLNGARQLFGDEEVGDPSVSSTTPFANTTKGKKEPPQPPPPPLAPLTATAQLRMVRPPVKVDNEDSDSIGNNSLASSIVGVGGISSTEDGDNSLTSFEGLLNGVPNIDNPLNEDSNSKDSTVEITRGKPLRLADLLEKKIEKTPPVIINGSLGKDLKITAKGLELVENHIEKALLRDKNTIITKTDPDVKHEIQSGTKRPATDDISKVEAKKPCIENVNGNAPSPNPDSMDAKQEEADEDEQRGSARVSDAAAKLFADIAADILEDEDEEQLMQEAQQPAPAPIPVDNSIGSNPSVGQLVMDNGTGQMLITTQPRQIIVSQQNASMKQAAVAQPQQTVIVQNSSQQRTPMMLQQTNSGQILLSQGLQGQVQFVTSGQPGQQYVLQTGGTPGTYMVAQPQTAMVHGQPQTVLVAQTTQQHATGAKTIIILQQQPASANASHHQKVMVTPQGQQVVVTQVPRPVIHTSVSNIVQTSTVIKSNPASIITTSTTSSPANSNVVASQTTAQVKQEDLKSKIVKGRTAKDTTQLFICEWIDCSVTTKFKSANEVYLHACEAHCPQNNVEEVVCQWDRCDNLRRKKFSLMTHLHDKHCNLEAMKQSLLKRKTQPTVGKPEPAAPPVSTSPHPGYAPDAALHAIKRHALEFVNPKELQQKQTKQNTLSSVTVIAAPKVVPPSTDQDDNEGPVTKSIRLTASLILRNLVIYSGNCRRYLKHYESHLANVALSNVESSRTIAQILYDMNEGSNHR from the exons aGGCCAACCGAGAGTTCAACCACCTATCCACAAATCTTTTCAAGCCGACCGACTACGATCGTCTTGCTCTCTCTCTTATTTCTCCTCTCCCGAACGAGCAAGACTTTGCCATCAATGTTTGTACCTTATTATCCAACGATGGCAAGCATACATTGAAAGTAGAGAAGAATCCCAGGTTGTTGGATTACTTATTGGCTCACGCCGGAGTCTTCAACCATG TGTCGACAAGAAAACTATTCCTCTACAATTACAACGTTGTCAGAAAACACCCGATACACAACTTCTGGGACGAGGTGCTCGACTCCAAGGACATCTTGGAACTCATACAATCGCCGGACGCTGTCGAAAAGAAGGACGCGTCGAAGAAGCAAGACGACGCCCCTTGCACCGCCGCGACGCGCGTACCAGAAAACTGTCGGATAGAGACTCCTATGGAAGTCGATGTAAATAGAAACGAAAATGTGATCACCGTTGACGGTAGTGACGATGGGGAACTGTTCAATTTGGACGATAAATCGGACCGTAGGAAATCCAGTGGAAAGATCAGGATAGAACCCTCGGATAGGGATCTGTTCTGTCTGGAAAGGACGCTCGGCACCCAGGACTACGTAGGTCAGAGGGTGTTGCAGATCGCGACGATACTCCGAAACTTGAGTTTCATCGAAGATAACGTGCCTATACTGGCGAAGAACAGGACTTTCGTGCGGTTCATCCTGTTGTGTTGTTGTTCGAAGTGGAACTATTTGAAGAATCTCGGCCTGGACATGCTCGGTAATATTGCGGGCGAATTCGTGGTCAGGGAACTGAATCAAGACAAATTAGCGACTGCCTTGTTGACCATCATAACCAGAGGTCTAGATTCGCAAGATCGGCTGTGGTGTCTCTCGTCCCTCGAGATGTTGAACAAACTGAGCCAGAACGAGAAGAACGAAGACGTCATGTTGAGGTGTTTGGAAACGGCTGTGTACGAAAAAGTTTGCTCCTTCCTCACCATCCACGACGTGATGTTGCTCATTTACACCCTCGAATGTCTGTATTCTTTATCCTCGTTAGGGGAGAGGTCTTGTAACCTGATCGTGATGAACCACGGGGTCGTCGACACACTGGTCTCTTTGGTCACGGTCGAAGGGAAAAGCTACGGTCCTAAGGCATGTATCGGCATGAAGTTGGTCGAAACTGTCTCAGGAGTGGTACCTATGTCGGCGACCTCGGTCAGTACCTCGAATTCCGCGGCAACTACCAGCGTCGTTCAGACGCCGACGCCGATTTCGACGCCAGTTTCTACCACCACGATGCTGACGCCGAAACCTATAACGACTTTGAACGCGATGCAAAAGGTGATCTCTAGTTCGCCGGCGACGAAAAGCATGCCCGTGCCTATGCCTCCTAAGAATATGCAGCAGAGTACTCCTGTTAGAACTATACAGATGGCGCCACAGAGATTGGTCACTGCTTCTCCTAGTCCTCCAACGGCCA CTGCAGTGCCTGTATCGATACCAAATAGCACGTCATCAGTCAACCAAAATTCGCAGCCGCTCACTCCccaacaattaattcaacagcAACATGCCCACCAACAGGCAATTCACGAAAATGAACAGTTTGCGTTGGCGTGGCTGAGGGCCACTTACGAGCCCTGCAACAACAGTAAAATAAATAGTCAGGAACTTTACAAGCATTATATCAATTCGTGTACAAATATCGGCAGACAGGGTGTTATATCTCCTCTACATTTCCCCAGATGTGTTAG GTCCGTTTTTGGAGGTACGGTCGGTCCTAATCCCATGAAGCCGAGCAATCCCAAGGATCCCCAATTTTACGACGGTATTAAG GCCTTAGCACATCCTCATTTGAGCCAGGCTCTCTTGGGCAACACCAGCACCAGTACGACCACATTCACAACGACAACGTTGATAACAAATAAAGATGGCAGCCAACAACAGATCATATCGAATCAGCAAGGAGCTAACACATCACTTATTAAGAGTTTGTTGGCTAATAAGGTAAACGAATGCATGACAGCAGTGAGCATGAGGACTGCAGAGTGCCAAAAAGTAGTTCAG GTCGCGGAGAGGCAACAGAGGCTCCTGGCTCAACAGGGTCAGACGTTTGTAAATAAAACGCCCGTGAAGGCGGAGCAACAACAGCCCAACGTGAAGTTGAACGGCGCCAGGCAGCTGTTCGGCGACGAGGAGGTCGGCGATCCGTCAGTTTCGTCGACTACCCCGTTCGCGAACACCACCAAAGGTAAAAAGGAACCGCCGCAGCCGCCCCCTCCGCCACTAGCGCCGCTTACGGCCACCGCGCAGCTAAGGATGGTCAGGCCTCCGGTCAAGGTCGACAACGAGGACAGCGATTCTATCGGCAACAACTCGTTGGCCTCGAGTATCGTCGGAGTGGGAGGCATCTCGTCCACGGAGGACGGCGATAATTCGTTGACCAG CTTTGAAGGCCTGTTGAACGGAGTTCCTAACATCGATAACCCCCTGAACGAAGATAGCAACTCCAAAGACTCCACCGTCGAAATAACGAGAGGCAAGCCGTTGAGGTTGGCCGATTTACTAGAGAAAAAAATCGAGAAGACTCCGCCGGTCATCATCAACGGATCCTTGGGAAAAGATCTGAAAATAACTGCCAAGGGCTTGGAATTGGTGGAAAACCACATAGAAAAGGCGTTGCTCAGAGATAAGAACACCATAATAACGAAAACCGATCCGGATGTCAAACATGAAATTCAGTCCGGAACGAAAAGACCCGCCACCGATGACATTTCCAAGGTAGAAGCTAAAAAGCCGTGTATTGAAAATGTGAACGGAAACGCGCCGTCTCCCAATCCGGATTCTATG GATGCAAAACAAGAGGAAGCGGACGAAGATGAGCAGAGAGGCAGCGCAAGGGTATCGGATGCAGCGGCCAAGCTGTTCGCTGATATTGCAGCGGATATTTTGGAAGACGAGGACGAGGAGCAACTGATGCAAGAAGCGCAACAACCAGCACCGGCACCTATTCCAGTTGACAACTCCATAGGTTCCAATCCGTCTGTTGGGCAGCTGGTTATGGATAATGGAACGGGTCAGATGCTCATCACGACCCAACCTAGACAG ATAATCGTGTCCCAGCAAAACGCATCCATGAAACAGGCGGCCGTGGCGCAGCCCCAACAGACGGTCATCGTACAAAATTCCTCCCAGCAGAGGACGCCGATGATGCTGCAGCAGACCAACTCGGGACAGATTCTGCTGTCGCAAGGGCTACAGGGTCAAGTACAGTTCGTAACCAGCGGTCAGCCGGGTCAGCAGTACGTCCTCCAGACTGGTGGTACGCCCGGCACGTATATGGTGGCGCAACCGCAGACGGCCATGGTACACGGGCAGCCGCAGACGGTGCTAGTCGCGCAAACGACACAGCAGCACGCGACTGGTGCCAAAACGATCATTATATTGCAGCAGCAACCGGCCTCCGCTAACGCCTCTCATCACCAAAAG GTCATGGTGACACCTCAGGGTCAGCAGGTTGTGGTGACGCAAGTTCCAAGGCCAGTCATCCACACCTCTGTGAGCAACATCGTCCAAACTTCCACGGTTATAAAATCGAATCCGGCATCGATAATCACAACGTCGACCACTTCATCGCCGGCGAATTCCAATGTGGTAGCGTCCCAAACCACCGCCCAAGTCAAACAAGAAGATCTGAAATCCAAAATCGTCAAGGGAAGGACTGCCAAAGATACGACGCAACTGTTCATTTGCGAATGGATAGACTGCTCGGT GACAACAAAATTCAAGTCGGCCAACGAGGTATATCTTCATGCCTGTGAGGCCCACTGTCCCCAGAATAACGTCGAAGAAGTTGTCTGCCAGTGGGATCGCTGTGATAATTTAAGAAGgaagaaattttcattgatgacGCATCTGCATGATAAACATTGTAACTTAGAG GCTATGAAACAATCCCTATTGAAGAGAAAAACGCAACCGACTGTTGGTAAACCTGAACCAGCAGCTCCTCCAGTAAGCACCTCCCCCCACCCTGGTTACGCTCCTGATGCGGCTCTGCATGCCATCAAGAGGCATGCGCTGGAGTTCGTCAACCCGAAGGAACTTCAA CAAAAACAGACCAAACAGAACACGCTCAGCAGCGTTACTGTTATTGCAGCACCTAAGGTTGTTCCACCTTCAACTGATCAG GATGACAATGAGGGGCCAGTGACGAAAAGTATTAGATTAACTGCATCACTAATTCTAAGAAATCTTGTTATCTATAGCGGGAACTGTAGAAG GTACTTAAAGCATTACGAGTCTCATTTAGCGAATGTAGCTCTTAGTAATGTCGAATCATCTAGAACCATAGCCCAAATTTTGTACGATATGAATGAAGGATCAAACCATAGGTGA
- the LOC123310567 gene encoding AT-rich interactive domain-containing protein 2 isoform X1, giving the protein MAQVLEKDPATYSKERDGFIRDLQHFHDTRGTPFKKLPTISGREVDLYLLYTLVTAQGGWLKVNSKNAWPDLLQHFNLPSKCVNGSIALKQIYLRYLDRWEKVHFLGEEGDRGSDDDEEGRHKRCSARALHMVPLTYNYNQHVVNEANREFNHLSTNLFKPTDYDRLALSLISPLPNEQDFAINVCTLLSNDGKHTLKVEKNPRLLDYLLAHAGVFNHVSTRKLFLYNYNVVRKHPIHNFWDEVLDSKDILELIQSPDAVEKKDASKKQDDAPCTAATRVPENCRIETPMEVDVNRNENVITVDGSDDGELFNLDDKSDRRKSSGKIRIEPSDRDLFCLERTLGTQDYVGQRVLQIATILRNLSFIEDNVPILAKNRTFVRFILLCCCSKWNYLKNLGLDMLGNIAGEFVVRELNQDKLATALLTIITRGLDSQDRLWCLSSLEMLNKLSQNEKNEDVMLRCLETAVYEKVCSFLTIHDVMLLIYTLECLYSLSSLGERSCNLIVMNHGVVDTLVSLVTVEGKSYGPKACIGMKLVETVSGVVPMSATSVSTSNSAATTSVVQTPTPISTPVSTTTMLTPKPITTLNAMQKVISSSPATKSMPVPMPPKNMQQSTPVRTIQMAPQRLVTASPSPPTATAVPVSIPNSTSSVNQNSQPLTPQQLIQQQHAHQQAIHENEQFALAWLRATYEPCNNSKINSQELYKHYINSCTNIGRQGVISPLHFPRCVRSVFGGTVGPNPMKPSNPKDPQFYDGIKVRDHPLIINVPPSSPVPSPQPTPTPKSSRRKPKPKETSKTPPAVSKPPCSTTPSITVTQSPVNSSQGVATALASKDKSISPPVPQPPQLSPALQVEAPEGGASPASPILKAQLSAPPKQRETSATSLSSVLNKTDPKNQALAHPHLSQALLGNTSTSTTTFTTTTLITNKDGSQQQIISNQQGANTSLIKSLLANKVNECMTAVSMRTAECQKVVQVAERQQRLLAQQGQTFVNKTPVKAEQQQPNVKLNGARQLFGDEEVGDPSVSSTTPFANTTKGKKEPPQPPPPPLAPLTATAQLRMVRPPVKVDNEDSDSIGNNSLASSIVGVGGISSTEDGDNSLTSFEGLLNGVPNIDNPLNEDSNSKDSTVEITRGKPLRLADLLEKKIEKTPPVIINGSLGKDLKITAKGLELVENHIEKALLRDKNTIITKTDPDVKHEIQSGTKRPATDDISKVEAKKPCIENVNGNAPSPNPDSMDAKQEEADEDEQRGSARVSDAAAKLFADIAADILEDEDEEQLMQEAQQPAPAPIPVDNSIGSNPSVGQLVMDNGTGQMLITTQPRQIIVSQQNASMKQAAVAQPQQTVIVQNSSQQRTPMMLQQTNSGQILLSQGLQGQVQFVTSGQPGQQYVLQTGGTPGTYMVAQPQTAMVHGQPQTVLVAQTTQQHATGAKTIIILQQQPASANASHHQKVMVTPQGQQVVVTQVPRPVIHTSVSNIVQTSTVIKSNPASIITTSTTSSPANSNVVASQTTAQVKQEDLKSKIVKGRTAKDTTQLFICEWIDCSVTTKFKSANEVYLHACEAHCPQNNVEEVVCQWDRCDNLRRKKFSLMTHLHDKHCNLEAMKQSLLKRKTQPTVGKPEPAAPPVSTSPHPGYAPDAALHAIKRHALEFVNPKELQQKQTKQNTLSSVTVIAAPKVVPPSTDQDDNEGPVTKSIRLTASLILRNLVIYSGNCRRYLKHYESHLANVALSNVESSRTIAQILYDMNEGSNHR; this is encoded by the exons aGGCCAACCGAGAGTTCAACCACCTATCCACAAATCTTTTCAAGCCGACCGACTACGATCGTCTTGCTCTCTCTCTTATTTCTCCTCTCCCGAACGAGCAAGACTTTGCCATCAATGTTTGTACCTTATTATCCAACGATGGCAAGCATACATTGAAAGTAGAGAAGAATCCCAGGTTGTTGGATTACTTATTGGCTCACGCCGGAGTCTTCAACCATG TGTCGACAAGAAAACTATTCCTCTACAATTACAACGTTGTCAGAAAACACCCGATACACAACTTCTGGGACGAGGTGCTCGACTCCAAGGACATCTTGGAACTCATACAATCGCCGGACGCTGTCGAAAAGAAGGACGCGTCGAAGAAGCAAGACGACGCCCCTTGCACCGCCGCGACGCGCGTACCAGAAAACTGTCGGATAGAGACTCCTATGGAAGTCGATGTAAATAGAAACGAAAATGTGATCACCGTTGACGGTAGTGACGATGGGGAACTGTTCAATTTGGACGATAAATCGGACCGTAGGAAATCCAGTGGAAAGATCAGGATAGAACCCTCGGATAGGGATCTGTTCTGTCTGGAAAGGACGCTCGGCACCCAGGACTACGTAGGTCAGAGGGTGTTGCAGATCGCGACGATACTCCGAAACTTGAGTTTCATCGAAGATAACGTGCCTATACTGGCGAAGAACAGGACTTTCGTGCGGTTCATCCTGTTGTGTTGTTGTTCGAAGTGGAACTATTTGAAGAATCTCGGCCTGGACATGCTCGGTAATATTGCGGGCGAATTCGTGGTCAGGGAACTGAATCAAGACAAATTAGCGACTGCCTTGTTGACCATCATAACCAGAGGTCTAGATTCGCAAGATCGGCTGTGGTGTCTCTCGTCCCTCGAGATGTTGAACAAACTGAGCCAGAACGAGAAGAACGAAGACGTCATGTTGAGGTGTTTGGAAACGGCTGTGTACGAAAAAGTTTGCTCCTTCCTCACCATCCACGACGTGATGTTGCTCATTTACACCCTCGAATGTCTGTATTCTTTATCCTCGTTAGGGGAGAGGTCTTGTAACCTGATCGTGATGAACCACGGGGTCGTCGACACACTGGTCTCTTTGGTCACGGTCGAAGGGAAAAGCTACGGTCCTAAGGCATGTATCGGCATGAAGTTGGTCGAAACTGTCTCAGGAGTGGTACCTATGTCGGCGACCTCGGTCAGTACCTCGAATTCCGCGGCAACTACCAGCGTCGTTCAGACGCCGACGCCGATTTCGACGCCAGTTTCTACCACCACGATGCTGACGCCGAAACCTATAACGACTTTGAACGCGATGCAAAAGGTGATCTCTAGTTCGCCGGCGACGAAAAGCATGCCCGTGCCTATGCCTCCTAAGAATATGCAGCAGAGTACTCCTGTTAGAACTATACAGATGGCGCCACAGAGATTGGTCACTGCTTCTCCTAGTCCTCCAACGGCCA CTGCAGTGCCTGTATCGATACCAAATAGCACGTCATCAGTCAACCAAAATTCGCAGCCGCTCACTCCccaacaattaattcaacagcAACATGCCCACCAACAGGCAATTCACGAAAATGAACAGTTTGCGTTGGCGTGGCTGAGGGCCACTTACGAGCCCTGCAACAACAGTAAAATAAATAGTCAGGAACTTTACAAGCATTATATCAATTCGTGTACAAATATCGGCAGACAGGGTGTTATATCTCCTCTACATTTCCCCAGATGTGTTAG GTCCGTTTTTGGAGGTACGGTCGGTCCTAATCCCATGAAGCCGAGCAATCCCAAGGATCCCCAATTTTACGACGGTATTAAGGTGCGAGATCACCCACTAATAATCAATGTTCCACCATCTTCCCCGGTTCCCTCTCCTCAGCCAACCCCGACTCCAAAGTCTTCACGACGGAAACCCAAACCGAAAGAAACCTCGAAAACCCCACCCGCAGTTAGTAAACCCCCATGTAGTACCACCCCCTCCATCACCGTAACTCAGTCTCCGGTGAATAGCTCGCAGGGTGTCGCAACAGCTCTAGCTTCCAAAGATAAAAGTATATCGCCCCCCGTTCCccagcctcctcagctctctcCAGCCCTTCAGGTGGAGGCTCCCGAGGGCGGGGCCTCTCCCGCCTCCCCAATCCTCAAGGCCCAGTTGAGTGCTCCCCCAAAACAAAGAGAGACGTCGGCTACATCCCTCAGTTCGGTCCTTAATAAAACCGATCCGAAAAATCAG GCCTTAGCACATCCTCATTTGAGCCAGGCTCTCTTGGGCAACACCAGCACCAGTACGACCACATTCACAACGACAACGTTGATAACAAATAAAGATGGCAGCCAACAACAGATCATATCGAATCAGCAAGGAGCTAACACATCACTTATTAAGAGTTTGTTGGCTAATAAGGTAAACGAATGCATGACAGCAGTGAGCATGAGGACTGCAGAGTGCCAAAAAGTAGTTCAG GTCGCGGAGAGGCAACAGAGGCTCCTGGCTCAACAGGGTCAGACGTTTGTAAATAAAACGCCCGTGAAGGCGGAGCAACAACAGCCCAACGTGAAGTTGAACGGCGCCAGGCAGCTGTTCGGCGACGAGGAGGTCGGCGATCCGTCAGTTTCGTCGACTACCCCGTTCGCGAACACCACCAAAGGTAAAAAGGAACCGCCGCAGCCGCCCCCTCCGCCACTAGCGCCGCTTACGGCCACCGCGCAGCTAAGGATGGTCAGGCCTCCGGTCAAGGTCGACAACGAGGACAGCGATTCTATCGGCAACAACTCGTTGGCCTCGAGTATCGTCGGAGTGGGAGGCATCTCGTCCACGGAGGACGGCGATAATTCGTTGACCAG CTTTGAAGGCCTGTTGAACGGAGTTCCTAACATCGATAACCCCCTGAACGAAGATAGCAACTCCAAAGACTCCACCGTCGAAATAACGAGAGGCAAGCCGTTGAGGTTGGCCGATTTACTAGAGAAAAAAATCGAGAAGACTCCGCCGGTCATCATCAACGGATCCTTGGGAAAAGATCTGAAAATAACTGCCAAGGGCTTGGAATTGGTGGAAAACCACATAGAAAAGGCGTTGCTCAGAGATAAGAACACCATAATAACGAAAACCGATCCGGATGTCAAACATGAAATTCAGTCCGGAACGAAAAGACCCGCCACCGATGACATTTCCAAGGTAGAAGCTAAAAAGCCGTGTATTGAAAATGTGAACGGAAACGCGCCGTCTCCCAATCCGGATTCTATG GATGCAAAACAAGAGGAAGCGGACGAAGATGAGCAGAGAGGCAGCGCAAGGGTATCGGATGCAGCGGCCAAGCTGTTCGCTGATATTGCAGCGGATATTTTGGAAGACGAGGACGAGGAGCAACTGATGCAAGAAGCGCAACAACCAGCACCGGCACCTATTCCAGTTGACAACTCCATAGGTTCCAATCCGTCTGTTGGGCAGCTGGTTATGGATAATGGAACGGGTCAGATGCTCATCACGACCCAACCTAGACAG ATAATCGTGTCCCAGCAAAACGCATCCATGAAACAGGCGGCCGTGGCGCAGCCCCAACAGACGGTCATCGTACAAAATTCCTCCCAGCAGAGGACGCCGATGATGCTGCAGCAGACCAACTCGGGACAGATTCTGCTGTCGCAAGGGCTACAGGGTCAAGTACAGTTCGTAACCAGCGGTCAGCCGGGTCAGCAGTACGTCCTCCAGACTGGTGGTACGCCCGGCACGTATATGGTGGCGCAACCGCAGACGGCCATGGTACACGGGCAGCCGCAGACGGTGCTAGTCGCGCAAACGACACAGCAGCACGCGACTGGTGCCAAAACGATCATTATATTGCAGCAGCAACCGGCCTCCGCTAACGCCTCTCATCACCAAAAG GTCATGGTGACACCTCAGGGTCAGCAGGTTGTGGTGACGCAAGTTCCAAGGCCAGTCATCCACACCTCTGTGAGCAACATCGTCCAAACTTCCACGGTTATAAAATCGAATCCGGCATCGATAATCACAACGTCGACCACTTCATCGCCGGCGAATTCCAATGTGGTAGCGTCCCAAACCACCGCCCAAGTCAAACAAGAAGATCTGAAATCCAAAATCGTCAAGGGAAGGACTGCCAAAGATACGACGCAACTGTTCATTTGCGAATGGATAGACTGCTCGGT GACAACAAAATTCAAGTCGGCCAACGAGGTATATCTTCATGCCTGTGAGGCCCACTGTCCCCAGAATAACGTCGAAGAAGTTGTCTGCCAGTGGGATCGCTGTGATAATTTAAGAAGgaagaaattttcattgatgacGCATCTGCATGATAAACATTGTAACTTAGAG GCTATGAAACAATCCCTATTGAAGAGAAAAACGCAACCGACTGTTGGTAAACCTGAACCAGCAGCTCCTCCAGTAAGCACCTCCCCCCACCCTGGTTACGCTCCTGATGCGGCTCTGCATGCCATCAAGAGGCATGCGCTGGAGTTCGTCAACCCGAAGGAACTTCAA CAAAAACAGACCAAACAGAACACGCTCAGCAGCGTTACTGTTATTGCAGCACCTAAGGTTGTTCCACCTTCAACTGATCAG GATGACAATGAGGGGCCAGTGACGAAAAGTATTAGATTAACTGCATCACTAATTCTAAGAAATCTTGTTATCTATAGCGGGAACTGTAGAAG GTACTTAAAGCATTACGAGTCTCATTTAGCGAATGTAGCTCTTAGTAATGTCGAATCATCTAGAACCATAGCCCAAATTTTGTACGATATGAATGAAGGATCAAACCATAGGTGA